Genomic window (Bombus vancouverensis nearcticus chromosome 2, iyBomVanc1_principal, whole genome shotgun sequence):
GCCCGGGAAATAAAAACTGCCTGGTTAATTCGGCGATTTCGTCCACGTATTCCGACATATTCTGCAATTATGCGGTTACGTGCTAGCTACAACGCGTGTAAGTTTCGATCAGTCGTTCGAATGTTGCTTATCCGTAGACCGCTTACTTTCGGCAATCGTCTTAACCAGCAATTAACCAGGGGATCGAGACCTAAACCTTCCGGTTCCATATACACCATGCCGCATCTGACCATCAGGGTAAAGATTAAAATCCTCGAATTATCATCGCTACGCGACTAACCAGCTAGcgctttttaaacatttttcacccatttttttacgctttttaatataaataaataaatatataggaTGAGAATAAATGTAAATCCAAATACGAACGTAAACACgctgtttctttctttcgttggtTCGCGTTGAGCGACGCTCGATCGAGGCTCGTCCACGTTCCGATTATATCGTACGTACTCGTGCGTTCGTATATCGGCCTATCGTCGTTTATCGCGTTAACGATCGAAAGGAGTCGTTAATCAAAGTTACGATTTACGGTTCTATCAACGATCCATCGATGAATTATTTTGCGAATTAACCTTGAAACCGTAGCCGGCGAAGCGACCCTCAGGTCGGCTACTTCGAACATCATCGTCATCGTGGGCAGGATCTTCATTATTTCACCGGACGTTAGACAAAGTTTCTTATTGTCGTCTAACACGGTGTTCATGTTCTCGATCCACAGCGCATCGACAGGTCCGTCGAAAACGTACCAACGTTTGTTCGAATCGTCCGCGGCTATTCCAGCTCTGAGCAACGTCGAGAAAATTCCATCGGTCCTAATAAAATGCATTTCCTTTTAGTTCTCTCGACTATAAGCGCCACTTTCCAACGGTAACGACTTCTATGGCGGCGGCATGCCGAAAATTCGAACGTAAAACATGACACGCACGGAAAGAAGTTTGTTCGCACTGCGACGCAATTTCCACGGAAGAGAATTTTTCTTCCAATATTTTCGCCTGTTTGTTCAAGCTCGAACAGACAAGCTCGCGGTAAACGGCAATCTCCGTTGTTtgtttaaaatagaaaaaatcgCGTTACGTGATCCGCGTACTCGCCGAAGATATGTCCGATACGTTCTCTGAAATGGCGTTTTCATGCAACAAAAATACGCGGTAGCGCGAAACTGATTCTTTCGATGAATTTCGCGTTTTTACGAAATTGCCCCTAAACTAGTTGCACGATCAGTCGCACGACGAGAAACAGCTTCCGCATTGGCATTCGAAAAACACGACCGACTGTAAAAAGGTTCGTCTATACTTGAGTAAAAGTAAAGTTTGTCGTATAAGCAAACGCTTGGTATAACACAGCGTCGAAATAATCGATAATACGAAAAGGctaataatatttatagagGATATAGGCGTACCGCGTTTAAATTCCGGATGCCCGATATTCCGCCTTGCTAAGAGCGATATTTCTTTCGCACGCATGTACGCGCGATACAGCTCTCGAAGAGGCGGGAAACGTTGTTCGATCCGTTATCCCGGTTTCACTCGTCATTCACTCACCATTCACGCGTGTTGAGATCGTATTCGCCGTACAGCTGACCCATCGTAATTGATTTTGGATTCAACACATGCGTGATCACAGTCGCGAATGGTTTGCCGCTTGGCTGTAGCTGTCCCTTCAGTTTCGTGCACGCTTCCTTCAGAACCTCGTAGCACTGCGACAAACGCGAAAAGCACGTTAGCGTCGAAGCGTTAAAAGAAAATCTATCGATCAATTTCGTCGTTTCGTCACATCGCGTTACTTTCTCGCGTTACTTTCTCGCGTTATTCGGAGCAGCGCGGCTGGTCGAGGAAGCAAGATATTTCGTTTAATTGGACGCAAGCGACTGCAACAAGGCGTAACGAAACGAACCAAGATACGCTTCTTTCTCCACTTCCAGGATATTGTATCTTCTATCTGTCATATCGATAAGTATACCTATATACGCAGAGAACCAAGTGCTTAAACGATCAGATccagaaaaaatattatttcagctCTTTTATACGTAGCGACGAAGAAATGGAACAGAAAATAATCCAAATAATCGGTGATAGCGATAATAATACagtttgaaacaaataaatataaagtacGTATGAGTACGCGAAGATACGCACGTTGTATAAGGATTCTTATAGGTGGCTCCGTCCAATTGAAAACAGCGTAGCATTTCGCAAGCTGCACGATCCGGGTTAATTAAGTTCGCAACGAGTCAGACCTTGATACAGGCAAATACGGGAAAATTGCGCAAAATGCCTGGTCAGAGATGCATAGGATTAAAAATAAGGTCCTTCTTCGGACGTTAAAGTATCTTTGCCGGTAATTTCCAGCGAAAAGAACGTTCCGTGTGTGTAACGACCTTACACGGTCCATTCGATGCGAAACGAGGAAGCGCGCGATGGTCCGCTTTATCGAATTTCGACTATTGCAATGGAAAAACTTTCgaatcgagagagagagagagaaagagagactaGTAGCGTGCTTGCTTGGTTGCGCGTCGACTCGTTTCACTGCAAGTTGGTCCGTTATGATACGTGTATACTACTTTGCCAGATGTCGCCTATCGCTCGGCGAGACGTAATTTTCGTTTCGTACGAGTTGCTCGATCCGCCATAAGACGTACGCATTTACGTCGGTATCGAGATCGAAAGTGATCGCACCTGCGACAATTTGCTTGGAAAGCCTGGAATCCTGTACAATTCGGACCACGATTTTCTCATTCCACGTATCGTTAGTTTACGTTTTAGGTTTTCAATGACATACGGCGGCACGATACGAACCGTATCCGCGACCGATAGAAGGCAAGCCAAGGTCGGAGAACGCGTGAATCGCGCGAACGAACGAATGTCGCGCGTCGTGGCGTCGGATGCCGCTGGCACGGCGTCGCGTCGTTGCGTCGTTGCGTCGTTGCGTCGTCGCGTCGTCCAACGGCCCCCGGAGAGAGCTTGCGAAGCGCATGCGAAGGAATTCGATGGGCGGCAAACTCGTCGAAACCGTGAATCGTGTTTCCAGTTTATCCGACGTCGTTTCTCGTTGCACGACGCTCCGATACCGCCGCTCTCGTCGACCGTTTCTCCTCGAAATATATCGCGCCACATGAAAAACCTAGATTACTTCGTTGAACCATACAATTGCCATTAATTTAACCACGTTCtaagacaaaaagaaaaaagaaaaaaaaaagaaagaaaagaacaaaaccgTATTTCAGTGATTTCGGGGCAAACGAAAGATCTCAGTCTTCTCGTCATACGtataatataacgatatacagaATTTGTACGTTCGATCGAAAATCTACGTGTAATTTAAAATCAAATTCCGCTTCTATCGGCGATAGATTTAAACGGCGACGGTTTCGATCAAGTACGCAACGAAACAAGCtagcgaatgaaaaatattattatcaaaCAGCCGAACGTTTGCTCGTACTCGTCGATGCAATGGTAAAAGACGATACATGGTAGGTAAAAGTAGCGTGATCGGCTTTGCGCGCGATCAACATCGATGAAATCGAGACCGACCTGCGACAGATCCGAACGAGTCGTTGAACGTACGAACGGCCGCGTCATACACCGCGTCGAGATCGACCACCGAgtcgaataattaaaatatcgcGGGATCCTATAAAAATGACAGGATCCAGGATCAGACGCTATCCTAGCCTTGGTGAATCGAACGACGCGTTAGATCCTCCGTGTGTACGGAAATGAAGCAAAACcgcctttttttttctcttcgaaTTTCTATCGACACGCTTGCTGGAACGTTGTCGAAACTCGTACGAACCAAGATGATTACGACGCGTTCAACGTTCGATAAAACGCCGCAGAAAACTCTCAGAGAATAGGGGGAAAAAATCTGCAATTTCGAAACTACTttcacgaaaagaaaaaaaaaggaagaaaagaagaaaagtaggCGGGTTATGTGTATTCCGATGAAATTTTCGATTCGCAATCGTGTGCGAATATCCCGGACGACGGATAATATCGCGAAGTGGAATTTACACGAAGCTGTAATCGGTTAGCTTCCTGCacgattctctctctctctctctctccctctctcaacGAGAAGAACTGGAACGCCGCTGGCTcgggaaagaagagaaacaagcATCGAAACGGAAAAGTTGACCCACGAGACAGGAATAACGCGGAAACAACTTGGCCCGGAAGAAAGGAATTTCAAGTCTGCCGGCGATAAAGGTTGGAAAGCGGGCCGAACGGGTCCGTTCGGAGTAAAAAACGCAACGCGTAAAATAGAAAAGAACGTAAGCAGAAAAAAGACGAAACGCTGAAAGAAACGAACTGGCGCTGCTCGGCCAGTGTTCGCGCAAACTTGCGAATCGCTCGAACAGAGAAAGCTGTCGCTGTTGACTCTCGAGAGATTTCGTCGGATACGAAGATAGTTTTCGGGCAGGCTATCCGATCGATACTCGTCTCCTTCAGTTGCATTCCACTTTCAGGTATTGGCGCATCCAGCGGCGCGATCGCGCTTATCTTACCATTCCACGGAAATCGACTCGATCGTCGAACGACGACCATCCGAACGACCATCCGAACGACCACCCGGACTCGCTGGAATTCATCGAGCGACACGCGTATTCCGATCGCACCGACCATCGTCTTCCGTGCTCTGTAGCGCACGCAAACGAAAGTGACGCTCTATTTTATGGTAATTAGATAGAGGTGGAGATAAGGTTTCGTAGGCCGCTCGAAAAAATACGTAGCGTGATATACGGAGGGCGTAGGATATCTTGGAACGAACTATTTTCGTGACTACTTGGTCGCTCGTCGACAGACTCCGAAAGGCGAACACGCTGAAACGCCACAGGCCTCGAAGAACCTTTCGGACCAGACCACCGATCTTTCTTCTACGATCTAGATCCAAATTACCAGAGATTACCTCGCGGCCACTTTTTTAAACATTCCGCGATATCGAGACGAAGATCCGTTGGTGAAATTCCGAGGCGGTCATTTCCCATCGGCGAATTCCGAATTTGCGAACGCGATGCATATCGAAGGCCGACTAGTCGTCGGTCGACCAATTACTCGCTAAAACGTTGTCCGTGTCGATTGGAAGGATCGAGAGACCAGTATACGCCAGTTTGATGGAATAATCGAAAGATTTCAGAGATCTAAGAATATCAAAGTAAATCGATCCGTGCCACACGTACGCCACCAGTTAGAAACATTCCGTGTTTATTGACATTGTGTGGGATTTAAATCTACGAACGAAACGAGAGGAATATTTTTTTTCAACAGCTAGTTGGAAACACTTGTCACTCGTTCGCCAGTTCTGAATCGAACGTTCCGAACCGAATTTACCTCCGCACGAGTGGacagatatttataatatttcctaCTTTCACGAACAAACAAACGGACGACCGTCGAGAGAATGGACGAAGAATTCGAGGAATTTCAGGAAATATTAAACGTTACTGAAAACCGTCGATCGATATCCGAGAAGAACTCGAACCAACAGGTTTAAGAAACACCTTATATTCCTTCTTATATTCGAAATTGGACGATCCGTTGTCGTCGAAAGTCGAATGTTTTCGATCCGATCGTTCATCCTGCCCCAGCTTCCGTTATTACGCGAATCGTCTCCGTGAATTTAATAAACTTTTCTCGTTAGATTTACCTTATCGTCGTGCAAGATCGTGACACGATACTGGCAGAAAAACGCGCAAGAATGGTAACTGAAAGAGTAACCAAGGTAATCTCACGCGGACATAGCGCTCCGGATAGTATTCCGAACTTACGTTGAATCTCTCGGCAAGCTGGATAATTCGTTGGTTGGAGATAATCAGGAAAATTAGTTAGTCGCGATCGTTGTTGGAATATCGTCGGACCGATAAAAATTTCGAGTCGGTCGGCGAGCGAAATTTTTAAACGACGAACCGATAACGGAGAGACGGGATCGTCGGATCTTgcgatcgacgttcggacacgCTTTTTGGATAATCGGTGTTGCGAAAACTCGAGCGAAGATCGCGAGTGAAAATAGAAAATGGAAATCGAGGCCGTTTCGAGTCTTTCGTAGAGAATCTTTCGAGGCAGATCGGCGCGTTTTATggaaaataagagagaaaagagaTACAGGTAAAGAGAAGGAAACATGTTGTCCGTCGCGTCCACGTACAATCTACGTACGAGATGCGGCGTTCAGGACTCCTCGAGCGTAGACGTATCTGCACGTTCCCGACGGTCCGCCGCCATCCCAACCACGTGGGTCAATTTGACGCATTACGGTTACAGAAACAGAAGCTTCGATTCGAGCCTAGATTTCGAGGAGAAACCGATAGAAGCTTGTCACGCTCTATACTTTCTACTGGATTTCTTTCATCAGTACTACATTCCCTCCATCATTTTGCTAGGCTTGGTAGGCAATCTGTTGTCCTGCGTCGTCTTTCTAAACACACATCTGAGAATACGAAGCTCCAGCTATTACCTGGCCGCCCTGGCCACCGCCGACTTTGGCTTCTTAGTCACTTTGCTTTTAGTTTGGTTGAACAACACGCTAGGATGGAAGGTGTTCAATAAAGAGGGTTGGTGCGAAACGTTGGTCTATGTGAGCGCCGTCTGCAGCTCTTTGAGCGTCTGGTTAATCGTTGCGTTCACGGTGGAGAGATTCATAGCTGTTCAGTACCCTCTGCACAGACCTCATATATGCACTATAGCCAGGGCAAAGACCATCGTGCTGGTGTTGGTGATCTTGGCTTTGGCCAGTCATTCCTACTCCTTCGTCACGGCCGGAGTGATCAACAGGGACGGTGAGGATTATTGCGATCTGAAGGTCGAATACTTGGAGACGATGAAGATAATCAGCATAATCGACAGCATCGCCAGTCTAATCGCGCCGCTCGTACTCATCATCGTCATGAACACTATGATCATGAGGAACTTGTTGAGGTTCAGCAGGCGATTCAAGCAGTCTTCGACCACGTCCACGGACTACCCGAGCAGAGAACAGTCGGACATCAATCTGAATCAGATTCCGGTGAGTGAAAATCGTCCGACGAGACGAGACGGTTATCGAGAGATTAGATTACGCGATAAACTTAGTAAATTAGGTTTCCATTGTACGTCGTACGTACGCGTAGGTCGCGCGAAGCAAACCGATCCACTCTAGTAACTCTAGTAAGGTCGTTTGATCCGGGCAAACTCGAACGTTAATACGAAATCGATGCTAAACGTTAAACATCGATAATTATCGGTCACACGTACGAACGGTAACTACGCGACCGGCGCCGCCGCCGCGTACATCGGCTACAATTTATCCCACGCTTCCGTCTtctttcgtaaaaataattcgCTTTGAAAGTCGAGTATTTAAGTATTCGAGTATCTAAGTTTGGCTTTCACCAGACCGTCGCCGATCGCGTTATAACTCGCGACGTTTCATCCTTTTCCATCTCGTTACGATCATTTACCCGATCGTAAGAACGTACATCGTTTCACTTTCATCCTACGAACTTGGCTTTTCATCTTATTCTTAATATCGTTCGATTTCGACTCGATCCAAgtaattattcgtattattcgTAATAGGAAAGTCAAAGGGAACCGGTTCTATCGCGAGAAACGACGATATTCCGACCAATCTGCAGACTGTAACGATCGAAATATACTCGAAACGTCGTCCTAAACGTTCCGAACCTATCTTCCACCTACTCTTCGAGTCTGTGCGTTGGCACGCACGTTGGCATCGTTGCCATTCTCGACGCGGTTCTTTTTTACGAATGCTGTTCGCTCGAACAAAGAATCACGCGAGTACGGAAAATATCAAGTTTACGTTTAAAACGGTTTTTCGCTCGCGAAAGCGCCACAGCTTCTTGGTTAACTTTCCCTTTCGAGAAAAACGTTTGACACGCGCGCGTGTATTTCCAGCGACCAGCGACGAATCGAACGAGAAAAAAGGCGACGCCCTCTCATCGTCTCGTTCAAAGATTCGACGGTTAATGGACGTCGCTATTTTCAATGCACGCCGTCTTCGCGCTTGGCTTCGGTCTCGTAACTGGACtgtatttttgtttttcttgcGTGCAAGACAAACATCGGCGGTGAAATGCACGCTTAGAAACGTTTCCCTCGGGCTCCACTTGTTTTTCGAAAGAAGCTCAAACGTTCGAGTTATTTTTTCTAATCCGGCACGATGATGTTCGAATAATGTGGTTCGCTAACC
Coding sequences:
- the LOC117162357 gene encoding uncharacterized protein LOC117162357; the protein is MLSVASTYNLRTRCGVQDSSSVDVSARSRRSAAIPTTWVNLTHYGYRNRSFDSSLDFEEKPIEACHALYFLLDFFHQYYIPSIILLGLVGNLLSCVVFLNTHLRIRSSSYYLAALATADFGFLVTLLLVWLNNTLGWKVFNKEGWCETLVYVSAVCSSLSVWLIVAFTVERFIAVQYPLHRPHICTIARAKTIVLVLVILALASHSYSFVTAGVINRDGEDYCDLKVEYLETMKIISIIDSIASLIAPLVLIIVMNTMIMRNLLRFSRRFKQSSTTSTDYPSREQSDINLNQIPSAGSSNNGAGGINLGPVVGGRRPPSQQSFHSSKNNHSHHSRHQTTSAPSSTPRNACQLPEIATRCIHIRSSSRNLVSTRNQQSITKMLLLISTVFILLNLPSYVIRLCVFFFTLARKNTPDLLWCLQQFFMLLYYTNFSINFLLYAMCGITFRRCLQQLLRKILKTMTRYHCNLRR